CTTTGCCTTATATGATTATCTGCAAGCGCAACAGAAAACCCCGTTAATCACGGGCGTTGAGCTACGTTCAAATTTGGTTGAGTTTTGCAAGAATGTAGCTGATCAAGTCGATTTTAATCATCTTGATTTTTTTGAAGGGGATGTGCGGAGTTATCAACCTGAAAAGCTGGATGTGATGATCGCCTTACATGCCTGTGATATTGCCACTGACTTCGCCATTCATACCGGTATTCGTCTGAATGCGTCAATGATTATGTGTGCACCATGTTGCCATAAGGAACTCCGTCCACAGCTGCAAAGCCCAGAGGTGTTACAGCCAATGTTGCAATTCGGAATTCATGCGGGGCAACAGGCGGAAATGCTGACCGATACTTTGCGTGCCTTATTGCTAAAAGCCTATGGTTATGAAACTAAGGTATTCGAGTTTGTCTCTTTGGAGCATACCAGTAAGAATAAAATGATATTAGCGACCAAACGCAAACAAATTCAACAGCCCGATGCCAAGATTATGCAGCAGATCCAAGCTTTAAAAGCCATGTATGGTATTGAAAAACAAAGTCTGGAATTATTATTGCAAGATCAAATGCCCATCGAGAATATTGGCTGTAAGTGCTAATAGCATGAATTGATTGCTGGATAAATCTAACGATATCAATCAATATGGGTTGATATCGTTACTTATGCGATAGGGTTATAAATAAAAATTGAAGAATAACAAGTCGAGTCATTCCAATGATGAAAAACAAAATTTATCTCGCTGTTTTGCTCTTGGTCTTCTCCAATTTAAGTAAAGCAAAAGAATTTGAGAGTCCACTCAATCAGAAG
The DNA window shown above is from Acinetobacter colistiniresistens and carries:
- a CDS encoding class I SAM-dependent methyltransferase, producing MFAPNFSFEQEQQFFLDIQQSIENKSFDRLILSQYKGEMAQLEKMTFRVIELQGQASLSCLYHYTTQDMTKNYAIDEGLEKIAELLNLSKQANLFTSDQDVQLKKNKKKAMLNTQKKQVSTLKVEQQHDREKQRYVQQQSPFLKHLGITDEKGHIIPSMARKWKQINKFIEIFSHAYEQIDASQQELNIVDFGSGKGYLTFALYDYLQAQQKTPLITGVELRSNLVEFCKNVADQVDFNHLDFFEGDVRSYQPEKLDVMIALHACDIATDFAIHTGIRLNASMIMCAPCCHKELRPQLQSPEVLQPMLQFGIHAGQQAEMLTDTLRALLLKAYGYETKVFEFVSLEHTSKNKMILATKRKQIQQPDAKIMQQIQALKAMYGIEKQSLELLLQDQMPIENIGCKC